A genomic window from Leptospira ryugenii includes:
- a CDS encoding ribosomal RNA small subunit methyltransferase A has protein sequence MAANGWNAQKKFGQNFLIDPPSIQFIIQSSVPYIEAPEIEIAEIGIGLGSLTYPILQLNRKSHLFEIDTAYIQIAEREILPKFQQSILYPGDALSRLIEIKDLPIFLFGNLPYHLTSDILTLIATEFSRWRGGIFMVQKEFAIRVCEEISSLSLFLDAIVETKLLKHIHKNCFYPIPKIDSSLIRLVPKQLQERMFRSKDEIELYSRFLRTVFWGKRKQMSVSLRESPFSQDRDFQEAVLKAFSNLGISGKKRPEELNREQFLNLGQELLDALSK, from the coding sequence TTGGCTGCCAATGGTTGGAATGCTCAGAAAAAATTCGGACAAAACTTTCTCATTGATCCACCTAGCATCCAGTTCATCATACAATCCTCTGTTCCCTATATAGAAGCTCCCGAAATTGAAATCGCAGAGATTGGAATTGGCTTGGGATCGCTTACCTATCCGATTTTGCAACTCAACCGAAAATCCCACCTCTTTGAAATCGATACTGCTTATATCCAGATCGCCGAAAGGGAAATTTTACCAAAATTCCAACAATCAATTTTATACCCAGGTGATGCTCTATCTCGTTTGATTGAGATCAAAGATCTACCCATCTTCTTATTTGGGAATTTACCTTACCATTTAACGAGCGATATATTGACTTTGATTGCAACAGAGTTTAGTCGCTGGCGAGGAGGTATTTTTATGGTCCAAAAAGAATTTGCAATTCGTGTCTGCGAAGAAATCTCCTCCCTATCACTCTTTTTGGATGCGATTGTTGAAACAAAATTGCTGAAACACATTCATAAGAATTGTTTTTATCCCATTCCAAAGATCGATTCTTCTCTCATCCGCTTGGTTCCCAAACAATTGCAGGAGAGAATGTTTCGATCAAAAGATGAGATCGAACTATATTCTAGATTTTTACGCACTGTTTTTTGGGGAAAAAGAAAACAAATGTCTGTTAGCTTGCGAGAGTCACCTTTTTCCCAAGATAGAGACTTCCAAGAGGCTGTTCTAAAGGCCTTTTCGAATCTGGGAATTTCTGGAAAAAAAAGGCCAGAAGAATTGAACAGGGAGCAATTTTTGAATCTGGGTCAGGAATTGCTTGACGCTTTGTCAAAATGA